The following are from one region of the Coffea eugenioides isolate CCC68of chromosome 2, Ceug_1.0, whole genome shotgun sequence genome:
- the LOC113760902 gene encoding pentatricopeptide repeat-containing protein At3g62890-like produces MKCIPSMAACQRGGEAAAAMLLNNLLQPLLRKYPSSQFQLSFYAPVFQFLTGKNYLRLGQQLHAHMALRGLYPNAFLAAKMVAMYASCGDINSAVKLFSAVEYPSTLLFNAIIRAFTLYGESHTTILIYSQMHSLGLRGDYFTFPFVLKSCANSLCFELGKCVHGLSLRSGLNFDIYVGTSLIDMYVKCGALDVARTMFDEMPVRDTSSWNALIAGYMKDGFVNSAEGLFRAMPNRSIVSWTAMISGYTQNGFADKALGLFDEMISRDTDVVKPNWVTIISVLPACAHSAALERGRQIHQYARERGFDSNTSVMTALMAMYSKCGSLADAHVCFGRLRPNERNLVAWNTMITAYASHGCGKEAVSTFEQMIGAGVQPDAITFTGLLSGCSHSGLVDAGLKYFNCMRSMFLVDPTLEHYACVVDLLGRAGRLVEAYNLISQMPMQAGPSVWGSLLAASHKHRNLEIAELAAKKLFVLEPANAGNYVMLSNMYAKADMWEEVNSLRTLFKSKGVKKTPGCSWTEVNGKAHLFRCGDTSHLQTKEIYSLLEELPEKIKAAGYMPDTSFALHDVSEEEKEHYLTTHSEKLAVAFGLLSTSPDTVIRVTKNLRICGDCHTVIKFISKIYRREVIVRDVNRFHHFKDGSCSCGDYW; encoded by the coding sequence ATGAAATGCATCCCATCAATGGCAGCTTGTCAAAGAGGAGGagaagcagcagcagcaatGTTGTTGAACAATCTACTGCAGCCACTCCTCCGCAAGTACCCGTCATCTCAATTCCAGCTCTCATTCTACGCCCCAGTTTTCCAGTTCTTAACAGGCAAAAACTACCTCAGACTAGGCCAACAATTACACGCCCACATGGCCCTCCGCGGCCTATACCCCAATGCATTTCTCGCTGCCAAGATGGTTGCAATGTACGCCAGCTGCGGCGATATCAACTCCGCTGTGAAATTATTCAGCGCCGTTGAATACCCGTCTACTCTTCTATTCAATGCAATTATTCGCGCGTTTACTTTATACGGAGAGTCCCATACGACTATCCTGATTTATAGTCAAATGCATTCTCTTGGTTTGCGCGGGGACTATTTCACTTTCCCATTTGTGTTGAAGTCTTGCGCGAATTCATTGTGTTTTGAGCTGGGAAAGTGCGTTCATGGGCTGAGTTTGAGGAGTGGTTTAAATTTTGATATCTATGTAGGGACTTCCTTGATTGATATGTATGTCAAATGTGGTGCACTCGATGTTGCGCGGACGATGTTTGACGAAATGCCTGTCAGAGATACGTCTTCTTGGAATGCATTGATTGCTGGGTATATGAAAGATGGATTCGTGAATTCTGCTGAGGGGTTGTTTCGGGCTATGCCCAATAGGAGTATCGTGTCTTGGACTGCTATGATTTCGGGGTACACCCAGAATGGATTTGCGGACAAGGCACTGGGATTATTTGACGAGATGATAAGTCGGGACACAGATGTGGTGAAGCCCAATTGGGTGACGATAATAAGTGTTTTACCTGCGTGTGCACATTCAGCTGCGCTTGAGCGCGGGAGACAGATTCATCAATATGCCAGGGAAAGGGGTTTTGACTCCAATACATCAGTAATGACGGCTCTTATGGCCATGTACTCAAAATGTGGCAGCTTGGCTGATGCTCACGTATGTTTTGGTCGGTTGAGGCCAAATGAGAGGAATTTAGTAGCATGGAACACTATGATCACTGCTTATGCATCTCATGGATGTGGCAAGGAGGCGGTTTCCACGTTCGAGCAAATGATTGGAGCTGGGGTTCAACCTGATGCAATTACATTTACGGGGCTGTTATCAGGGTGTAGCCATTCTGGCCTTGTGGATGCTGGATTGAAATATTTCAACTGTATGAGATCAATGTTCTTGGTTGATCCAACACTCGAGCATTATGCTTGTGTTGTAGACCTTCTGGGCCGTGCTGGACGATTGGTGGAAGCTTATAATCTCATCTCTCAAATGCCAATGCAAGCTGGACCAAGTGTCTGGGGTTCCTTACTTGCTGCTAGTCATAAACACAGAAATTTAGAGATTGCAGAACTAGCAGCTAAAAAGTTGTTTGTCTTGGAGCCTGCTAATGCTGGGAATTATGTCATGCTTTCAAACATGTATGCAAAGGCTGATATGTGGGAAGAAGTGAACAGTTTAAGAACTCTATTCAAGTCGAAGGGTGTGAAGAAGACTCCTGGGTGTAGTTGGACTGAAGTGAACGGAAAAGCACATTTATTTCGTTGTGGTGATACGTCTCACCTTCAGACAAAGGAAATTTACTCCTTGTTGGAGGAGCTACCAGAGAAGATCAAGGCAGCTGGTTACATGCCAGACACTAGTTTTGCCCTGCATGATGTTTCTGAAGAGGAGAAAGAACATTATCTCACTACACACAGCGAGAAGCTGGCTGTTGCATTTGGGCTTCTTAGCACAAGCCCTGATACTGTCATTCGTGTCACAAAGAACCTTAGAATTTGTGGAGACTGTCACACAGTCATCAAATTCATTTCTAAAATATATAGACGTGAAGTCATTGTAAGGGATGTTAATCGGTTTCATCATTTTAAAGATGGATCCTGCTCATGTGGTGATTATTGGTAA
- the LOC113759292 gene encoding cation/H(+) antiporter 4-like, translating to FALLLKDLKILNTELGRLAMSSGLITHLLQVAITSVNTIWFSNLKNKQDYNQTLDSFLCMALVILIIFIIRPALLWVVQQTPKGRPVNDLYIFFVILLCFVSGVFSYYLDVGVLFGPFIVGLAIPEGPPLGSALVDKLDTFSSGVLLPTFITLVTLRTSLSALAINKSSIMVSIVLMVVPFASKIIVCSLVARYCKMPLNDSIALGLIMSIKGVVDLATYSFIRDQGIIDQTTFALLVISTAAIAMFVPSMVQLLYDPSRKYASYQKRNIMHSRHGGKLPILACIHSSDNIVATIKLLDASTPTVENPIVVHALHLIELRGRASPIFISHQVHKRTDISYSENVIHAFKQFERNNWGSVAVQAFTAISPRNLMHEDICTLALDVLASLIIVPFHRKWGIDGSVESEDQCLRMVNRNVLDRAPCSVGILVDRGHLGRSGSMTLSVKAHFVAVIFLGGKDDQEALTLAKRMTRNENVNLTVMRYISKGRDGSDMEDDMNDMKVLYDFKQNRVGQGNVTYIEKVVNDCPELVQLVRSMADQYDLILVGRRYNKESTLTRGLEEWSEVPEIGVIGDLLASSDVRRRASVLVVQQQLTTY from the exons TTTGCTCTCCTTCTTAAGGATCTCAAAATCCTCAACACAGAGCTTGGCCGATTAGCAATGTCTTCTGGTCTCATCACTCACTTACTTCAAGTGGCAATTACATCAGTCAACACAATATGGTTTTCCAATCTTAAAAATAAGCAGGACTACAATCAAACTCTAGATTCATTCCTTTGCATGGCTCTTGTCATCTTGATTATCTTTATCATCCGGCCAGCCCTTCTGTGGGTAGTCCAACAGACACCTAAAGGCAGGCCTGTAAATGATTTGTACATCTTCTTCGTTATCCTTCTTTGCTTTGTCTCTGGTGTTTTCTCTTATTATCTGGATGTAGGAGTGCTGTTTGGGCCCTTCATTGTTGGATTGGCTATACCTGAGGGGCCGCCTTTAGGATCTGCTTTGGTCGACAAGCTTGATACCTTTTCTTCAGGTGTGCTTTTGCCTACATTCATCACTCTGGTAACCCTGAGAACAAGTCTATCTGCACTGGCAATAAACAAATCCAGTATCATGGTGTCCATCGTACTCATGGTCGTCCCTTTCGCATCAAAGATTATAGTATGCTCCCTGGTTGCAAGATATTGCAAAATGCCCTTGAATGATTCAATAGCACTCGGTCTAATCATGAGCATAAAAGGGGTTGTGGATTTGGCTACGTACAGCTTCATAAGGGACCAAGGG ATTATCGATCAAACGACCTTTGCTTTGTTGGTTATTTCAACAGCAGCCATAGCCATGTTTGTTCCTTCTATGGTACAATTGCTTTATGATCCTAGCAGAAAATATGCAAGCTACCAGAAAAGGAACATCATGCACTCAAGACATGGAGGTAAGCTACCAATACTTGCATGCATTCACTCATCAGACAACATTGTGGCTACCATAAAGCTACTTGATGCCTCTACTCCCACGGTAGAAAACCCCATTGTGGTCCATGCCCTTCACTTAATTGAGCTACGTGGTCGAGCCTCGCCAATCTTCATATCCCACCAAGTTCACAAGAGAACAGATATTTCTTACTCTGAAAATGTTATACATGCTTTTAAGCAATTTGAGAGAAACAACTGGGGATCCGTGGCTGTCCAAGCCTTCACGGCAATCTCTCCACGCAACCTAATGCACGAGGATATATGCACGCTTGCCCTTGATGTCCTTGCTTCCCTGATTATAGTCCCTTTCCACCGAAAATGGGGCATTGATGGATCAGTTGAATCTGAAGATCAATGTTTAAGGATGGTAAATCGCAATGTTCTCGACAGGGCTCCTTGCTCAGTAGGAATTCTCGTTGACAGAGGACATCTTGGACGTTCTGGCTCAATGACATTATCCGTGAAAGCACACTTTGTCGCTGTGATCTTTCTTGGAGGAAAGGATGATCAGGAAGCACTGACACTGGCAAAGCGTATGACCAGGAATGAGAATGTTAACCTCACCGTCATGAGATACATCTCTAAGGGTCGTGACGGTTCCGACATGGAGGATGACATGAATGACATGAAGGTGCTGTATGATTTTAAGCAAAACAGAGTTGGTCAAGGCAATGTTACTTACATTGAAAAGGTAGTAAATGATTGCCCTGAATTGGTACAGCTAGTCCGATCCATGGCTGATCAATATGATCTTATTCTAGTAGGAAGAAGGTATAATAAAGAGTCTACATTGACAAGAGGACTTGAGGAATGGAGTGAAGTTCCAGAGATAGGAGTCATTGGTGACTTGCTAGCTTCAAGTGATGTCAGACGCAGGGCTTCTGTTCTTGTTGTGCAACAGCAATTGACAACATATTAG
- the LOC113759293 gene encoding pentatricopeptide repeat-containing protein At3g62890-like, with amino-acid sequence MQVVHKLGLKSLILTPIVCNTTRYVSTQNLVTDSPSSANYDYLINKAGRDRDFGTVQHLLMKRTRDGCFYTNNTFKFISTDLSVLDDLLKILAGLSHGFPKKSAHDCLVNQLSKLHRTTEALHVAEIMVQNNYGANACTFHPILNELTKKKNMDEAWRVMQVMREYGIKPDLTAYNYLLTAHCYGGDLTSAAYLLTKMEEDKMGADSRTYDALVLGACRAGRIDGALMVLRSCGDINSAVKLFSAVEYPSTLLFNAIIRAFTLYGESHTTILIYSQMHSLGLRGDYFTFPFVLKSCANSLCFELGKCVHGLSLRSGLNFDIYVGTSLIDMYVKCGALDVARTMFDEMPVRDTSSWNALIAGYMKDGFVNSAEGLFRAMPNRSIVSWTAMISGYTQNGFADKALGLFDEMISRDTDVVKPNWVTIISVLPACAHSAALERGRQIHQYARERGFDSNTSVMTALMAMYSKCGSLADAHVCFGRLRPNERNLVAWNTMITAYASHGCGKEAVSTFEQMIGAGVQPDAITFTGLLSGCSHSGLVDAGLKYFNCMRSMFLVDPTLEHYACVVDLLGRAGRLVEAYNLISQMPMQAGPSVWGSLLAASHKHRNLEIAELAAKKLFVLEPANAGNYVMLSNMYAKADMWEEVNSLRTLFKSKGVKKTPGCSWTEVNGKAHLFRCGDTSHLQTKEIYSLLEELPEKIKAAGYMPDTSFALHDVSEEEKEHYLTTHSEKLAVAFGLLSTSPDTVIRVTKNLRICGDCHTVIKFISKIYRREVIVRDVNRFHHFKDGSCSCGDYW; translated from the exons atgcaagttGTTCACAAACTCGGCCTGAAATCACTTATATTAACACCAATTGTTTGCAACACTACTCGTTATGTCAGCACCCAAAACTTAGTTACAGATTCACCCAGCTCTGCCAACTATGACTACCTCATCAACAAGGCAGGACGTGACCGAGACTTTGGTACTGTGCAACATCTCCTAATGAAGCGCACCAGGGATGGTTGCTTCTATACCAACAACACTTTCAAGTTCATATCCACAGACCTCTCTGTGCTTGATGACCTGTTAAAAATCCTGGCTGGTCTTAGCCATGGGTTCCCCAAGAAGAGTGCACATGACTGCCTCGTTAACCAACTCTCAAAGTTGCATCGCACAACCGAAGCACTGCACGTGGCAGAGATTATGGTACAGAACAACTATGGTGCAAATGCCTGTACATTTCATCCCATACTGAATGAACTGACCAAGAAAAAGAATATGGATGAAGCATGGCGTGTGATGCAGGTGATGAGAGAGTATGGAATTAAGCCTGATCTGACTGCTTATAATTATTTGCTGACTGCTCATTGTTATGGTGGGGATCTGACTTCTGCTGCTTACCTGCTGACAAAAATGGAGGAGGATAAAATGGGAGCAGATAGTAGAACTTATGATGCACTTGTATTGGGAGCATGTAGAGCTGGGAGAATAGATGGGGCTTTGATGGTGTTGAGGAG CTGCGGCGATATCAACTCCGCTGTGAAATTATTCAGCGCCGTTGAATACCCGTCTACTCTTCTATTCAATGCAATTATTCGCGCGTTTACTTTATACGGAGAGTCCCATACGACTATCCTGATTTATAGTCAAATGCATTCTCTTGGTTTGCGCGGGGACTATTTCACTTTCCCATTTGTGTTGAAGTCTTGCGCGAATTCATTGTGTTTTGAGCTGGGAAAGTGCGTTCATGGGCTGAGTTTGAGGAGTGGTTTAAATTTTGATATCTATGTAGGGACTTCCTTGATTGATATGTATGTCAAATGTGGTGCACTCGATGTTGCGCGGACGATGTTTGACGAAATGCCTGTCAGAGATACGTCTTCTTGGAATGCATTGATTGCTGGGTATATGAAAGATGGATTCGTGAATTCTGCTGAGGGGTTGTTTCGGGCTATGCCCAATAGGAGTATCGTGTCTTGGACTGCTATGATTTCGGGGTACACCCAGAATGGATTTGCGGACAAGGCACTGGGATTATTTGACGAGATGATAAGTCGGGACACAGATGTGGTGAAGCCCAATTGGGTGACGATAATAAGTGTTTTACCTGCGTGTGCACATTCAGCTGCGCTTGAGCGCGGGAGACAGATTCATCAATATGCCAGGGAAAGGGGTTTTGACTCCAATACATCAGTAATGACGGCTCTTATGGCCATGTACTCAAAATGTGGCAGCTTGGCTGATGCTCACGTATGTTTTGGTCGGTTGAGGCCAAATGAGAGGAATTTAGTAGCATGGAACACTATGATCACTGCTTATGCATCTCATGGATGTGGCAAGGAGGCGGTTTCCACGTTCGAGCAAATGATTGGAGCTGGGGTTCAACCTGATGCAATTACATTTACGGGGCTGTTATCAGGGTGTAGCCATTCTGGCCTTGTGGATGCTGGATTGAAATATTTCAACTGTATGAGATCAATGTTCTTGGTTGATCCAACACTCGAGCATTATGCTTGTGTTGTAGACCTTCTGGGCCGTGCTGGACGATTGGTGGAAGCTTATAATCTCATCTCTCAAATGCCAATGCAAGCTGGACCAAGTGTCTGGGGTTCCTTACTTGCTGCTAGTCATAAACACAGAAATTTAGAGATTGCAGAACTAGCAGCTAAAAAGTTGTTTGTCTTGGAGCCTGCTAATGCTGGGAATTATGTCATGCTTTCAAACATGTATGCAAAGGCTGATATGTGGGAAGAAGTGAACAGTTTAAGAACTCTATTCAAGTCGAAGGGTGTGAAGAAGACTCCTGGGTGTAGTTGGACTGAAGTGAACGGAAAAGCACATTTATTTCGTTGTGGTGATACGTCTCACCTTCAGACAAAGGAAATTTACTCCTTGTTGGAGGAGCTACCAGAGAAGATCAAGGCAGCTGGTTACATGCCAGACACTAGTTTTGCCCTGCATGATGTTTCTGAAGAGGAGAAAGAACATTATCTCACTACACACAGCGAGAAGCTGGCTGTTGCATTTGGGCTTCTTAGCACAAGCCCTGATACTGTCATTCGTGTCACAAAGAACCTTAGAATTTGTGGAGACTGTCACACAGTCATCAAATTCATTTCTAAAATATATAGACGTGAAGTCATTGTAAGGGATGTTAATCGGTTTCATCATTTTAAAGATGGATCCTGCTCATGTGGTGATTATTGGTAA
- the LOC113760903 gene encoding uncharacterized protein LOC113760903, whose amino-acid sequence MMSKRTLLVWGVAILCFIVLMVVTPKIPQSEQYHDFADQREFFGIPNMLNVVSNFPFFVIGAIGLILCYYRNYFRLRSQGELLGWTCFFIGVTAVAFGSAYYHLKPNDARLVWDRLPMTIAFTSIISIFIIERVDEKWGTLSILPLLLTGIVSILYWWFFDDLRPYALVQFVPCIAIPLMTILLPPMYTHSLYWLWAAGFYVIAKVEEAADKPIYKWTHHIVSGHTLKHLFAAMVPVFLTLMLMKRVIETERRSLFQTWRISWTKVKGNGEKVENYSCTYTNVPVEESRC is encoded by the exons ATGATGAGTAAACGAACTCTGTTAGTATGGGGAGTAGCAATCTTGTGTTTTATAGTTTTAATGGTTGTCACTCCGAAAATTCCCCAGTCCGAACAATACCATGATTTTGCTGATCAGCGTGAATTCTTTG GGATACCGAACATGCTGAATGTGGtatcaaattttcctttttttgtaatTGGCGCAATTGGGCTTATACTTTGTTATTATCGGAACTATTTCAGGCTAAG ATCACAAGGTGAGCTATTGGGTTGGACATGTTTTTTCATTGGCGTTACAGCTGTTGCTTTTGGATCCGCTTACTATCATCTCAAACCAAATGATGCTCGTCTTGTCTGGGACCGCTTGCCT ATGACTATTGCTTTCACTTCCATCATTTCAATCTTCATTATTGAAAGAGTGGATGAAAAATGGGGGACTCTATCAATTCTTCCTCTGCTCTTGACTGGTATAGTTAGCATTCTCTATTGGTG GTTTTTTGATGATCTGCGTCCATATGCATTGGTCCAGTTTGTTCCTTGCATAGCCATTCCTTTGATGACTATCCTGTTGCCTCCAATGTATACACATTCTTTGTATTGGTTATGGGCTGCAG GGTTTTATGTTATAGCTAAGGTTGAAGAAGCAGCTGATAAACCAATTTACAAATGGACTCATCACATTGTGAGCGGGCATACTCTTAAGCATTTATTTGCAGCTATGGTCCCTGTCTTCTTGACTCTAATGCTAATGAAGAGGGTTATTGAAACAGAGAG ACGAAGTTTGTTCCAGACATGGCGAATATCCTGGACCAAGGTTAAAGGAAATGGCGAAAAGGTGGAGAATTATTCCTGTACTTATACAAACGTTCCGGTTGAGGAGTCACGGTGTTAA